The Haladaptatus cibarius D43 genome window below encodes:
- a CDS encoding DegT/DnrJ/EryC1/StrS family aminotransferase, with the protein MIPIADPELGAEEIESAIDCLESGQLADGPEVRTFESEFADFCGAEFGVAASNGTTALHAAFAALEIGEGDTVVTSPFSFVASANAIRLAGAEPVFADIDPATYTLDPYATEEAVREHEADAILPVHLYGLPANMGHLEDIAETHDIPLIEDAAQAHGAAFDGQPVGSFGDAACFSFYPTKNMTTGEGGMVTTDRRDVAERAASFINHGRTAGGGYDHVRLGHNFRMTSMAAAIGRVQLSRLPEYNETRRANAAYLSDRLRGSSVTTPVEPDDRRHVYHQYTVRTDDREGLKQYLESAGVGTGVYYPTPIHEQPAYRHVEHDAPISERAAEEVLSLPIHPGLSSDDVRTIASVITSYE; encoded by the coding sequence TTGATTCCTATCGCCGACCCTGAACTGGGAGCAGAAGAAATCGAGTCGGCAATCGACTGTCTCGAAAGCGGACAGTTGGCGGACGGCCCCGAAGTCAGGACGTTCGAATCGGAGTTCGCCGACTTCTGCGGGGCGGAGTTCGGCGTCGCCGCGAGCAACGGGACGACCGCCCTCCACGCCGCCTTCGCCGCGCTGGAAATCGGAGAGGGGGATACGGTCGTCACCTCGCCGTTCTCCTTCGTTGCCAGCGCGAACGCGATCCGACTGGCCGGGGCGGAACCCGTCTTCGCCGACATCGACCCGGCGACGTACACGCTAGACCCCTACGCCACGGAGGAGGCGGTGCGGGAACACGAGGCGGACGCCATTCTTCCGGTTCACCTCTACGGCTTGCCAGCGAACATGGGCCATCTCGAAGACATCGCCGAAACGCACGACATTCCGCTCATCGAGGACGCCGCCCAAGCGCACGGCGCGGCGTTCGACGGGCAACCAGTCGGGTCGTTCGGCGACGCGGCCTGTTTCTCCTTCTATCCGACGAAGAACATGACGACGGGGGAAGGAGGGATGGTGACGACCGACCGCAGAGACGTGGCCGAGCGCGCGGCGAGTTTTATCAACCACGGCCGAACCGCGGGAGGTGGCTACGACCACGTTCGTCTCGGCCACAACTTCCGCATGACGAGCATGGCCGCGGCAATCGGTCGCGTGCAGTTGTCGCGCCTGCCGGAGTACAACGAAACCCGACGCGCGAACGCGGCGTACCTCTCCGACAGACTCCGGGGGTCGTCCGTGACGACCCCCGTCGAACCGGACGACCGGCGGCACGTCTACCATCAGTACACCGTGCGCACGGACGACCGCGAGGGTCTGAAGCAGTATCTCGAATCGGCGGGCGTCGGAACCGGCGTCTACTATCCGACGCCCATCCACGAACAGCCAGCGTACCGACACGTCGAACACGACGCCCCGATTTCGGAGCGGGCCGCGGAAGAAGTGCTTTCGTTGCCGATTCATCCGGGGCTGTCGAGCGACGACGTGCGAACCATTGCATCCGTGATTACGAGTTATGAGTGA
- a CDS encoding acyltransferase produces MTEPQSQDRSVHADATVGYAYSEDSTDPVIGDDATIRSGTVIYDDVTIGDGFSTGHGALVREETSIGDEVVVGTNAVIDGQTTIGSRVSMQTNVYVPTNTTIGERVFIGPSATFTNDRYPIRRSFELEGPTIEDDVSIGANATLLPGVTVGKGSFVAAGAVVIDDVPPGTLAVGAPAEHRPLPESLTGGNDI; encoded by the coding sequence GTGACCGAACCGCAGAGTCAAGACCGAAGCGTCCATGCAGACGCGACAGTCGGCTACGCCTACTCCGAGGACTCGACCGACCCCGTCATCGGCGACGATGCGACCATCCGGTCGGGAACCGTCATCTACGACGACGTAACGATTGGTGACGGGTTTTCGACCGGCCACGGTGCGCTCGTCCGGGAAGAGACGAGTATCGGCGACGAAGTCGTCGTCGGAACGAACGCGGTCATCGACGGACAGACGACCATCGGCTCTCGCGTGAGTATGCAGACGAACGTCTACGTGCCGACGAACACCACCATCGGAGAACGCGTGTTCATCGGGCCGTCGGCGACGTTCACGAACGACAGATACCCGATTCGACGCTCGTTCGAACTCGAAGGCCCGACAATCGAGGACGACGTTTCAATCGGCGCGAACGCCACGCTCCTGCCCGGCGTTACGGTCGGCAAAGGTTCTTTCGTCGCAGCGGGTGCCGTCGTGATAGATGACGTTCCGCCCGGAACCCTCGCGGTCGGCGCACCCGCCGAACACCGTCCGCTCCCCGAGTCGCTTACGGGAGGAAACGACATTTGA
- a CDS encoding Gfo/Idh/MocA family protein: MSESINAVVIGVGSMGRHHARVYSELPEVNLVGIHDVDEKRASEAARDHGSQAVGMEEAIREADIASIAVPTPYHYETAKRCIEGGVHILVEKPFVAEPEEGRDLIARAENAGVTIQVGHIERFNPAIRTLSEIVSELDIIAIDAQRLGPPPEGRAVDVSAVMDLMIHDLDVLLSIVDDDITSVTAIGTQDNRYASANIEFDGGVVAGLTASRVTQEKVRKLSITAEECRVNVDYTNQSVEIHRHSMPEYIEDNGDLRYRHESIVERPTVENGEPLKNELRSFVRSVTTGSTPVVTGEDGLRVLEVAREIDDLASGLREQEVHLG; encoded by the coding sequence ATGAGTGAATCAATCAACGCGGTCGTTATCGGCGTTGGAAGTATGGGTCGCCATCACGCCCGCGTCTACAGCGAACTGCCGGAGGTCAACCTCGTCGGCATTCACGACGTGGACGAGAAACGAGCATCCGAAGCCGCCCGCGACCACGGGTCGCAGGCGGTCGGTATGGAGGAAGCAATCCGCGAAGCGGACATCGCCTCCATCGCCGTTCCGACGCCCTATCACTACGAGACGGCGAAACGGTGCATCGAAGGTGGCGTTCACATCCTCGTCGAAAAACCGTTCGTCGCGGAACCGGAGGAAGGCCGAGACCTCATCGCACGCGCAGAGAACGCGGGTGTCACGATACAGGTCGGCCACATCGAACGGTTTAATCCGGCGATTCGAACCCTCTCGGAAATCGTCTCCGAGCTCGACATCATCGCCATCGACGCACAGCGACTCGGCCCGCCGCCGGAGGGCCGGGCCGTGGACGTGAGCGCGGTGATGGATTTGATGATTCACGATTTGGACGTGCTGCTCTCCATCGTGGACGACGACATCACCTCGGTAACCGCGATCGGAACGCAGGACAACCGCTACGCCAGCGCGAACATCGAGTTCGACGGCGGCGTCGTCGCCGGATTGACGGCGAGTCGCGTGACGCAGGAAAAGGTTCGAAAACTCTCGATTACGGCCGAAGAGTGCCGAGTGAACGTCGATTACACCAATCAGTCGGTGGAGATTCACCGCCACTCCATGCCGGAATACATCGAGGACAACGGCGATCTGCGCTACCGCCACGAGAGCATCGTGGAACGGCCAACCGTCGAAAACGGCGAACCGCTGAAAAACGAACTTCGCTCGTTCGTTCGAAGTGTAACCACGGGTTCGACGCCGGTCGTGACCGGCGAGGACGGCCTTCGCGTCCTCGAAGTCGCGCGGGAAATCGACGATTTGGCGTCGGGGTTACGCGAACAGGAGGTGCATCTCGGGTGA
- a CDS encoding metal-dependent hydrolase — protein sequence MWPWEHLAFGYLAYSASRRLVTGKPPRSDAVVALGIATQLPDLVDKPLAWTLSILPSGHSLAHSLLTALPLSAVALVLAHRARRTDIGVAFTVGYLSHLAGDIIYPIAVGKDPAPGFLLWPLVSVPQDQSSLGFLARFRQYFGDYLTYLNDPEIQSYLALELGLLFFVFFLWLVDGMPGVPRKIVRYAPVIGR from the coding sequence ATGTGGCCGTGGGAACACCTCGCGTTCGGCTATCTGGCCTACTCGGCTTCGAGGCGGCTCGTCACCGGAAAACCGCCGCGGAGCGACGCGGTCGTCGCTCTCGGAATCGCAACACAACTGCCCGACCTCGTGGACAAGCCCCTCGCGTGGACGCTTTCGATTCTTCCGAGCGGGCACTCGCTGGCCCATTCGCTGCTGACCGCGCTCCCGCTTTCTGCGGTCGCGCTGGTTTTGGCCCACCGCGCCCGTCGAACAGACATCGGCGTGGCGTTCACGGTTGGCTACCTCTCACACCTCGCTGGCGACATCATCTACCCGATTGCGGTCGGCAAAGACCCCGCACCGGGATTTCTGCTGTGGCCCCTCGTCTCCGTTCCGCAAGACCAGTCGAGTCTCGGCTTTTTGGCCCGGTTTCGCCAATACTTCGGCGACTACCTCACCTACCTGAACGACCCCGAGATTCAGAGCTATCTCGCACTCGAACTCGGCCTCCTGTTCTTCGTCTTCTTCCTGTGGCTAGTCGATGGGATGCCCGGCGTCCCGCGGAAAATTGTCCGTTACGCGCCGGTAATCGGTCGTTGA
- a CDS encoding zinc-ribbon domain-containing protein has translation MENPLVAAGLALIAWSIGISFGPVGVFIAGFLLVALGLSSVQIDGLSWNGCPTCGKKIDRNDNICQHCGTRLPEE, from the coding sequence ATGGAAAACCCACTCGTGGCGGCAGGCCTCGCACTGATTGCGTGGTCGATTGGAATCTCGTTCGGGCCGGTCGGTGTTTTTATCGCCGGATTTCTTCTCGTCGCGCTCGGACTGTCTTCAGTGCAAATCGATGGACTGTCGTGGAACGGCTGTCCCACCTGTGGGAAGAAAATCGACCGTAACGACAATATTTGTCAGCACTGCGGAACGAGACTACCGGAAGAATAG
- a CDS encoding twin-arginine translocation signal domain-containing protein, which yields MARDQKRSEKLNRRSFLKTAGAAVTATAGLGVASTGVSASEYETITVSAGETKNISVGSGETFENKLIDQSASGASVMIEASGSDWTIRNVGFKGGCSAKNFGSFSMIPSVSSGGKGLIENVYMGDGVETNSANEAEPGAVWVNANTPHEGELTFRHVNIQKYANNGLYASGPGAAQGAGAGGPVKVEECYCANNDIANVRLGTPGSYVKDSVIENTDSSVHHPNGPNKRGIWGWYVPITVENCDVSVTDYEAVNGGFHGGEVVVKNSQVEGPTSGSVKTQSVESNPKTKIPKKVPQSAEQAAKGN from the coding sequence ATGGCACGCGACCAAAAGAGAAGTGAGAAACTCAATCGACGTTCGTTCCTGAAGACGGCTGGCGCTGCGGTAACCGCCACTGCCGGACTCGGTGTAGCGAGCACAGGCGTTTCGGCAAGCGAGTATGAGACGATTACCGTTTCGGCAGGCGAGACGAAGAACATCTCCGTCGGTTCCGGCGAAACGTTCGAGAACAAACTCATCGACCAGAGCGCATCGGGCGCGTCGGTGATGATAGAGGCGAGCGGAAGCGACTGGACGATTCGAAACGTGGGCTTCAAGGGTGGTTGCAGTGCGAAGAATTTCGGTTCGTTCAGCATGATTCCGAGCGTTTCCTCGGGCGGCAAAGGCCTCATCGAGAACGTCTACATGGGCGACGGCGTCGAAACGAACAGCGCGAACGAAGCGGAACCCGGTGCAGTCTGGGTCAACGCGAACACGCCCCACGAGGGCGAACTGACGTTCCGCCACGTCAACATCCAGAAGTACGCGAACAACGGTCTGTACGCGAGCGGCCCCGGTGCGGCACAGGGTGCGGGTGCGGGCGGCCCCGTCAAAGTCGAGGAATGTTACTGTGCGAACAACGACATCGCCAACGTTCGACTCGGCACGCCGGGTTCCTACGTCAAAGATTCCGTCATCGAGAACACGGACTCTTCCGTCCATCACCCGAACGGACCGAACAAGCGCGGAATCTGGGGCTGGTACGTTCCCATTACCGTCGAAAACTGCGACGTGAGCGTCACCGACTACGAGGCCGTCAACGGTGGCTTCCACGGTGGCGAAGTCGTCGTCAAGAATTCGCAGGTCGAAGGGCCGACCAGCGGCTCCGTCAAGACCCAAAGCGTCGAAAGCAATCCGAAAACGAAGATTCCGAAGAAGGTTCCCCAGAGCGCGGAGCAGGCCGCGAAAGGCAACTAA
- a CDS encoding DUF7344 domain-containing protein yields the protein MASSGLSQDQVFEVLKSPRRRYALYYLRREGGTVELSGLTEQVAAWENDTTTAEITSDQRKRVYISLYQTHLPKLDDAKIIEYDREDGKVSLSRRARELDTYLRDVSRPEIPWDRYYLALSAGSILLVLGVWFEIYPFVLLSGIATAILILVVYALSAIGQYVYYRRRTVQGTPPELRRAEGQ from the coding sequence ATGGCTAGTTCCGGACTCTCACAGGACCAAGTGTTCGAAGTTCTCAAGAGTCCGCGACGGCGGTACGCGCTCTACTACCTGCGTCGAGAGGGGGGAACTGTCGAACTGTCCGGTCTGACCGAACAAGTCGCGGCGTGGGAAAACGACACGACGACCGCCGAAATCACGAGCGACCAGCGAAAACGAGTGTACATCTCGCTCTACCAGACGCATCTCCCGAAGTTGGACGATGCCAAAATCATCGAGTACGACCGCGAAGACGGGAAGGTAAGCCTCTCGCGTCGCGCACGGGAACTCGACACCTACCTCAGGGACGTCTCCCGACCGGAAATCCCGTGGGACAGATACTATCTGGCGCTGTCAGCCGGAAGCATCCTGCTCGTTCTCGGCGTCTGGTTCGAAATCTACCCGTTCGTCCTCCTTTCGGGAATCGCAACCGCGATACTCATTTTGGTCGTCTACGCGCTCTCCGCCATCGGCCAGTATGTCTACTACCGGCGGCGAACCGTGCAGGGGACGCCGCCGGAACTTCGGCGGGCGGAGGGGCAGTAG
- a CDS encoding nucleotide sugar dehydrogenase, whose translation MSLREAKTLYGSDVDANDQREAFRSGNVPVAVYGLGKMGLPLAAVYAETCGNVVGADIDPEVVAAINRGDCHVKREPGLPELVSETVESGALRAVESPTKAAHEAAIHVVIVPTPITDSNEPDLAILQSVAEAIAEGLEPGDLVVVECTVPPGTTRDELLPLLERESGLSREEFGVAVCPERTASGRALEDIRGAYPKVVGGVDDESTRVAELVYGELTDNDVIPVPNATTAEAVKVFEGVYRDVNIALANELAKIADDAGISVNGAIETANTQPFCDIHKPGPGVGGHCIPYYPYFLVEQFDAEFPLLRTAREVNDSMPAFTVEKTAELLAEEGKPVSDSRVLVLGLTYRPGVEETRATPAKPICADLTERGAEVFAVDPMLDDISGFDATNVALESLGEYEFDAAILVTNHDEFAGIDWAGFDPMVVVDGRDALDLSWSNHRVYTIGGD comes from the coding sequence GTGAGCCTACGGGAAGCAAAAACGCTCTACGGAAGCGACGTTGACGCGAACGACCAGCGCGAAGCGTTCCGTTCGGGAAACGTCCCGGTCGCGGTGTACGGCCTCGGCAAGATGGGCCTGCCCCTCGCGGCGGTGTACGCAGAAACCTGCGGCAACGTCGTCGGCGCGGACATCGACCCCGAAGTCGTCGCCGCCATCAATCGCGGCGACTGCCACGTCAAGCGCGAACCCGGACTCCCCGAACTCGTTTCCGAGACGGTCGAGTCGGGGGCGCTTCGAGCAGTCGAATCGCCGACGAAAGCGGCACACGAGGCCGCGATTCACGTCGTCATCGTCCCGACGCCGATTACGGATTCGAACGAACCCGACCTCGCCATCCTTCAGTCGGTGGCCGAAGCCATCGCCGAAGGACTCGAACCGGGTGACCTCGTCGTGGTCGAATGCACGGTTCCGCCGGGGACGACCCGCGACGAACTGCTCCCGCTGTTGGAGCGCGAGAGCGGGCTTTCGCGCGAGGAGTTCGGCGTCGCAGTTTGTCCGGAACGAACCGCAAGCGGGCGCGCCTTGGAGGACATTCGCGGAGCCTACCCGAAAGTCGTCGGCGGCGTGGACGACGAAAGCACCCGCGTTGCGGAACTCGTCTACGGCGAACTCACCGACAACGACGTGATTCCCGTGCCGAATGCGACGACCGCGGAGGCGGTGAAAGTGTTCGAGGGCGTCTACCGCGACGTGAACATCGCGCTGGCGAACGAACTCGCCAAAATCGCCGACGACGCCGGAATCAGCGTCAACGGGGCAATCGAAACGGCGAACACCCAGCCCTTCTGTGACATCCACAAACCGGGGCCCGGCGTCGGGGGGCACTGCATTCCGTACTACCCGTACTTCCTCGTAGAGCAGTTCGACGCGGAGTTCCCGCTTCTGCGAACCGCCCGCGAGGTGAACGATTCCATGCCCGCCTTCACGGTCGAAAAGACCGCGGAGTTGCTGGCCGAAGAAGGAAAACCGGTGTCGGACTCGCGAGTGCTCGTCCTCGGACTGACGTATCGTCCGGGTGTAGAGGAAACGCGGGCGACCCCCGCAAAGCCGATTTGCGCAGACCTCACGGAACGCGGTGCAGAGGTGTTCGCCGTTGACCCCATGTTGGATGACATCTCGGGATTCGACGCGACGAACGTCGCGCTCGAATCCCTCGGCGAGTACGAGTTCGACGCCGCAATCCTCGTCACCAACCACGACGAGTTCGCGGGCATCGACTGGGCCGGATTCGACCCGATGGTGGTCGTGGACGGCCGGGACGCTCTCGACCTGTCGTGGTCGAATCATCGAGTCTACACCATCGGAGGTGACTGA
- a CDS encoding lipid II:glycine glycyltransferase FemX, protein MSVTIEKNGIRVERADDVDRWDDYVERSPHGDVFHRLDALRAQAEHTGATLHPLVGYKGQEPVGLFPAFTISKGGVTTAFSPPPNLWLPHLGPVLLNMEKLKRRKAERRHRRFIDGCLDWLDSQYGPKYVHVRTGGRYEDIRPFEWNEFEVLPRHTYEVDLTPGEEDVLSSFSSDARSNTRTDESKFDIRIGGVDAIRRIIRQVKDRHDAQDEPYRLSANFVADLYQSLPEGAVRPYVCEVDGEFAGGMVALADDERIYRWQGGAKHDHDVPVNDLVDWKIMRDAMDEGIPRYDLVGANERRLCGYKAKFNPELVRYYSLERGTRMMNLLTDVYKRFR, encoded by the coding sequence ATGAGTGTAACCATCGAAAAAAACGGCATCAGAGTAGAGCGCGCAGACGACGTAGACCGCTGGGACGATTACGTGGAGCGGTCGCCACATGGTGACGTGTTCCACCGACTTGACGCCCTGCGGGCGCAGGCGGAACACACGGGAGCTACGCTTCACCCACTAGTCGGCTACAAAGGACAGGAACCGGTCGGTCTGTTTCCCGCCTTCACGATTTCGAAGGGGGGCGTCACGACTGCTTTCTCACCGCCGCCGAACCTCTGGCTTCCGCATCTCGGCCCGGTGCTGTTGAACATGGAGAAGTTGAAACGACGCAAAGCAGAGCGCAGACACCGCCGATTCATCGACGGCTGTCTCGACTGGTTGGACAGCCAGTACGGGCCGAAGTACGTCCACGTTCGAACCGGCGGGCGATACGAGGACATTCGTCCGTTCGAGTGGAACGAGTTCGAGGTGCTTCCGCGGCACACCTACGAAGTTGACCTCACGCCCGGCGAAGAAGACGTGCTTTCGAGTTTCAGCAGTGACGCCCGGAGCAACACCCGAACCGATGAGAGCAAATTCGACATCCGCATCGGCGGCGTAGACGCCATCCGACGAATCATTCGGCAGGTCAAAGACCGCCACGACGCGCAGGACGAACCCTACCGCCTCTCTGCAAACTTCGTCGCCGACCTCTACCAGAGCCTTCCTGAAGGCGCGGTTCGGCCCTACGTCTGCGAAGTCGATGGCGAGTTCGCGGGCGGGATGGTCGCGCTGGCGGACGACGAACGAATCTATCGTTGGCAGGGCGGCGCGAAACACGACCACGACGTGCCAGTGAACGACCTCGTGGACTGGAAAATTATGCGCGACGCGATGGACGAGGGAATCCCGCGCTACGACCTCGTCGGCGCGAACGAGCGCCGACTCTGCGGTTACAAGGCGAAGTTCAACCCCGAACTCGTGCGCTACTACAGTTTGGAGCGCGGCACCCGGATGATGAACCTGCTGACGGACGTGTACAAGCGATTTAGATGA
- a CDS encoding glycosyltransferase family 2 protein, protein MYEGHTVAVVIPAYNEEGLVGRVIDTVPEFVDRVYAVDDCSTDETWDEIRAHAGRTVPITDGGDTDSPFDQRVVPIRHSANRGVGAAIKTGYCRAREDGIDVTAVMAGDGQMEPDMLARVIQPIVDGRADYAKGNRLSTPGFREGMSTWRSFGNWLLTFLTKVASGYWGMVDPQNGYTAISGRALSELDIEAVYDDYGFANALLVRLNVHDMRVADVTMPAVYGDERSTIRYTTFVPKLSALLLWGFLWRLKAKYLVRDFHPLAFLYGLGALGTGAGLLTLLRKQRETNDGLSATLLGGLCIVLAMTFDRHANEGLEERDELEVHGEMEDDWKGQRDWQEQDEWKPRDGGEVHDE, encoded by the coding sequence ATGTACGAGGGACACACCGTCGCCGTCGTGATTCCGGCGTACAACGAGGAAGGATTGGTCGGACGCGTCATCGACACCGTGCCCGAGTTCGTCGATAGGGTGTACGCCGTAGACGACTGTTCGACCGACGAAACGTGGGACGAAATCCGCGCTCACGCCGGGCGGACAGTTCCGATTACCGACGGTGGCGACACCGATTCTCCGTTCGACCAGCGCGTCGTCCCGATTCGACATTCGGCAAATCGGGGCGTCGGCGCGGCCATCAAAACCGGCTACTGTCGCGCTCGGGAGGACGGAATCGACGTGACCGCGGTAATGGCCGGAGACGGGCAGATGGAACCCGACATGCTGGCCCGCGTCATCCAACCGATTGTCGATGGCCGCGCCGACTACGCGAAAGGAAACCGGCTTTCGACGCCGGGATTCCGCGAAGGAATGTCGACGTGGCGGAGTTTCGGCAACTGGCTCCTGACCTTTCTCACGAAGGTCGCAAGCGGCTACTGGGGGATGGTTGACCCGCAGAACGGCTACACCGCGATTTCGGGACGGGCGCTCTCCGAGTTGGACATCGAAGCCGTCTACGACGATTACGGCTTCGCAAATGCGTTGCTGGTCAGATTGAACGTCCACGACATGCGGGTTGCCGACGTGACCATGCCCGCCGTGTACGGCGACGAACGAAGCACGATTCGGTACACGACGTTCGTGCCGAAACTGTCCGCGCTGCTGTTGTGGGGATTCCTCTGGCGACTCAAAGCAAAATACCTCGTCAGGGATTTCCACCCACTCGCGTTCCTGTACGGTCTCGGTGCGCTGGGGACGGGCGCAGGCCTGCTCACCCTGCTTCGAAAGCAGCGCGAAACGAACGACGGCCTTTCGGCTACACTCCTCGGTGGCCTCTGTATCGTGCTTGCGATGACGTTTGACAGGCACGCGAACGAGGGACTGGAAGAACGCGACGAGTTGGAAGTTCACGGCGAGATGGAGGACGACTGGAAGGGACAGCGCGACTGGCAAGAACAAGACGAGTGGAAACCACGGGACGGCGGGGAGGTGCACGACGAATGA
- a CDS encoding alkaline phosphatase family protein, translating to MDCQLQTLLVGIDAGCRSVLDPLFEDDALPHLRSIFAEGSSGPLESQIPPWTPSAWPSLYTGVNPGKHGVFGFLDFDGYDWDVVNASRVREHTLWELLDFHDRSSVVVNAPVTHPPRAIDGAVLPGYTAPENPRCHPEGLLNDVRNEIGGYRVYAPRNLPKDKSVEWYRRLTRMRGDAFRYLANRFDPEFGFVQFQSTDSVFHECPGEEDIVRAVYEAVDEQIGEILDDCDPDTVIVASDHGIGEYTGYEFRVNDFLCDEGYVKTVRGGEGMPSWSTIAGNQLQQGEESSPRKQGAVERGLTLAAKVGITSQRIGSILARAGLDEFVAKRVPENFIRAATEQVDFSNSAAFMRDRIECGVRINLEGRDPDGVVPPEKYDEVRSELVGKLDSVRTPDGKPVFETVAPREAFFTGPYSDEAVDVVCVPADFDQFLSAQLRGQQFGPPREPWNHKLNGIFAATGANIDADATLSDAHLFDVAPTILASLGVPASDRMDGRVLPIVEAVGEQSYPAYDAGETVETDDERVEARLADLGYLE from the coding sequence ATGGACTGTCAACTACAGACGCTCCTCGTCGGTATCGACGCCGGGTGTCGCTCCGTTCTCGACCCACTGTTCGAGGACGACGCGCTTCCGCACCTCCGGTCGATTTTCGCCGAGGGGTCGTCAGGGCCACTGGAATCGCAGATTCCGCCGTGGACACCCAGTGCGTGGCCCTCGCTGTACACCGGGGTCAACCCCGGTAAGCACGGCGTTTTCGGCTTCCTCGACTTCGACGGCTACGACTGGGATGTCGTGAACGCGAGCCGAGTCCGCGAACACACGCTCTGGGAACTCCTCGACTTCCACGACCGTTCGAGCGTCGTCGTCAACGCTCCGGTGACACATCCACCGCGGGCAATCGACGGGGCGGTTCTCCCGGGCTACACCGCGCCGGAAAATCCTCGCTGTCACCCCGAAGGACTGCTGAACGATGTGCGAAACGAAATCGGCGGCTATCGGGTGTATGCCCCGCGAAACCTTCCGAAAGACAAGTCGGTCGAGTGGTACCGGCGTCTCACGCGCATGCGTGGTGACGCATTTCGATACCTCGCAAATCGCTTCGACCCGGAGTTTGGCTTCGTTCAGTTTCAGAGCACCGACTCCGTCTTTCACGAGTGTCCGGGCGAGGAGGACATCGTTCGGGCCGTCTACGAAGCGGTTGACGAACAAATCGGAGAAATTCTCGACGACTGCGACCCGGATACGGTCATCGTCGCCAGCGACCACGGAATCGGCGAATACACCGGCTACGAGTTCCGCGTCAACGATTTCTTGTGCGATGAAGGCTACGTGAAAACGGTTCGCGGCGGCGAAGGAATGCCGTCGTGGTCTACCATTGCAGGCAACCAGTTACAGCAGGGAGAAGAAAGTTCACCGCGAAAACAGGGCGCAGTCGAGCGGGGACTCACACTCGCCGCGAAAGTCGGCATTACGAGCCAACGAATCGGAAGCATCCTCGCTCGCGCGGGACTGGACGAGTTCGTCGCAAAACGAGTCCCGGAGAATTTCATCCGGGCCGCGACCGAACAGGTCGATTTCTCGAACTCCGCTGCCTTCATGCGCGACAGAATCGAATGCGGGGTTCGAATCAACCTCGAAGGGCGCGATCCCGACGGCGTCGTCCCCCCGGAAAAGTACGACGAGGTTCGTTCCGAACTCGTCGGGAAACTGGACAGCGTCAGAACGCCGGACGGCAAACCGGTCTTCGAGACGGTTGCGCCCCGCGAGGCGTTTTTCACCGGGCCGTACAGCGACGAGGCGGTTGACGTGGTTTGTGTTCCTGCCGACTTCGACCAGTTCCTTTCGGCACAACTGCGCGGCCAGCAGTTCGGCCCGCCGCGCGAACCGTGGAACCACAAACTGAACGGAATTTTTGCGGCCACGGGAGCAAATATCGACGCCGACGCGACCCTCTCGGACGCCCATCTGTTCGACGTGGCTCCGACGATTCTGGCGAGCCTCGGCGTTCCCGCGAGCGACCGGATGGACGGGCGCGTCCTTCCCATTGTGGAAGCAGTCGGCGAGCAGAGCTACCCCGCCTACGACGCGGGTGAGACGGTTGAAACCGACGACGAGCGCGTGGAAGCGCGACTCGCAGACCTCGGATATCTCGAATGA